CCCCAGTGCCCCGTAGCCGCCCCGCTCGGCCCATCCGACCAAAGGGAAGGTCTGCAGACCGCGGGCCCGCAGCCAGCTGCGTTTCTCCCCGGCAGCGAAGTCGACGTACGCGTGCGCCCACTCACGCGGCCAGTGATCCTCGGGCCGGTCGAACCCGGCGGTGCCCAGCCAGTCCTGCAGGGCGAGTTCCTGGCTGTCACGGATGCCGAGCCGACGCTGCTCGGGGCTGTCGACGAAGAATAATCCACCGAACGACCAGAATGCCTGCCCACCCAGGTTGGCCGCGTTCTCCTGGTCGAGGATGAGCACCCGGTGCCCGCTCTCGACCAGTTCACATGCGGCGACCAGTCCGGCCAGACCCGCCCCCACGACAATGACATCGGCGTCTGCCATGAGACGCAAGACTAGACCCTGTCAGGCGGCCTCGGTCAGTACCGAGAATCCTCGCCACTGGTAGACGGTCGGCACGCAGCGGTGCAGCAAAGCCAAGTCGATCGCGTCGAGCATGGCTTGGCGGGGGCCGGGCCTGCGCAGATGCCGGGCGGCCACCGCGACGCGCACGAGGCCCTCGCGCCGTGCGGTGCGTTCGGCCGACAACACCACGGTGCGGCACCACCACGGCTCGGTCAGAAACCCCTCGCCGATACCGACCACCCGAGCCCGGGTGGTGGTCTGCCGGACCAGATCGGTGATCCCGTTCAGCTCGGCCAGCAAGCGAAAGCCGTTGCGCGGCAGGGCCGTCACCGTGCCCTGCGACACGGTCCAGCCCGGGGCGGCGAACAACCTGGTACGCAGCCCCAGATGCTCGAGCACCCGGTCGGCGCCCATCAGCCTCAGATTGGCCTCGTGCGCGGGCAGCGAGGCGAACTCACCGCGACGTTTCTTGGTGGCGGCCTCGTCGTATCCGTGCAGGACGACGGCGTCACCGCCGCTGCGCCGCTGGGCCACCCATTCGACGGTCGCCGCGTCGCGGTCCAACCGGTAGCCGCCCTTGAGCCGCGGCGCCACCATCAGCGAGGCGGGTACGCCACGCGCGTCGAGCTCGGCGCAAAACGACGCGACATCACCCAGCGTGCGGTCGCTGATCTGCGATATCGAGACGATGAGTTGTCCGGTCACGCTGCCAGTGTGGCAACGTCACATGTCGGGACGGTGTCGAACACTCTGACGTCGCGTGTCCATTGGGATAGACCCTGCGGTCAGCCCGGCAGGACCGCCTCGATGGCCGCGACGACCTCGGGCGCGTCGGGCTCGGTACGGGGCCGGAACCGGTTGACCACGGTGCCGCCCGGTGCGAGCAGGAACTTCTCGAAATTCCACTGGATGTCGCCGGCCTCGCCGTCGGCATCGGCGACCTGGGTCAGCTCGGCGTACAACGGATGCCGGTCGGCCCCGTTGACGTCGGTCTTGGACAGCAACGGGAACGTCACCCCGTAGGTGGTGGAGCAGAACGTCTGGATCTCCTCGGCGCTGCCCGGCTCCTGCCCCATGAACTGGTTGCACGGCACGCCGACGACGGTGAGCCCGCGTGCGCCGTAGGACTGCGCCAGCTTCTCCAGCGCGCTGTACTGCGGCGTCAGCCCGCATTTGGACGCCACGTTGACCACCAGTGCGGCACCGGTCGCCAATTCGGCCAATGTGGTCTGCTTGCCGTCGAGGGTGGTCAGCGGAATCTCGTTGAGGCTCATCGCAATGAGGTTAGCGGACGCTACGTCACTACCCGTCGAACAGGATCGCGGCCAGGCGTTCCACCTGGGCGACCGGATCGCCCGCGGTGTCGATCGCATCGTTGAGCCACAGCATCGAAAAGCCGTGCACCAGAGACCAAGCGGCGAGCGCGGCCGCGGCCGGGTCGGCGGCCGCCTTGGGGTCGGACAGGGTGCCGACGCCGCTGTTGAGCTCGGTTCCGGCGGCCGACGCCGCCGCGGTGAGGTCGGGATCGGTGTCGTCGTAGAGCGACTTGTCGAACATCACCTCGTAGTGGCCGGGGTGGTCGAGGGCAAAGCGCACATAGGCCTTGGCAGCGTCGAGGAACTGCGGACGGGCCTCGGCCAGTGCGGCGGTGAGCAACTGGAACCCCTCGGTGGCCAACGCCGTGAACAACCCACGCCGGTCGGTGAAGTGGTGTGCGGGCGCGGCGTGCGACACTCCCGCGGCGCGCGCCAGTTCGCGCAACGAGATGCCGTCGGCGCCGCGCTCGGCCACCAACGTCGCGGCCTCCGCGAGGATCACGGCCTTGAGATCACCGTGGTGATAACCCATGTGGGCATCCTAATCCCAGATCTAGACAGCGCCTAGATACTGGACGATCCCGGACCACCGAAGAGGCTGCCCACCTGACCGCTGCCGAAGTTGTCCGGATCGGCGGCGGCCAGCAACCAGGCGTACTGGAACGCGGCTTCCTTCCACCGCTCATAGCGCCCGGACAGTCCGCCATGGCCGGCCACCATCTCGGTCTTCAGCAGCACAGGGTGGCCGTCGGTCTTGGTATGCCGCAGAGCGGCAACCCATTTCGCGGGCTCGACGTAGTACACCCGGGTGTCGTTGAGGGAGGTCATCGCCAGGATCGCCGGATAGTCCTGCGCCGCCACGTTCTCGTACGGTGTGTAGGACTTCATGTAGCGGTACACCTCGGGGTCCTCCAGCGGATTACCCCACTCGTCCCATTCGGTGACGGTCAACGGCAGCGACGGATCGAGGATCGTGGTCAACGCATCGACGAACGGCACCTGGGCCAGGATGCCGGCGAACAGTTCGGGCGCCATGTTGGCCACCGCACCCATCAACAGGCCGCCGGCGCTGCCCCCGAGGGCCACCAGATTCTGCGGACGGGTCACCCCGGTGTCGACGAGATGGCGTGCGGCGGCGATGAAGTCGGTGAAGGTGTTGGTCTTCTCCAGCAGCTTGCCGTGCTCGTACCAGGGTCGGCCGAGCTCTCCCCCGCCGCGCACATGTGCGATCACGAACACCATGCCGCGGTCCAGCAGGGACAACCGGGCGATGGAGAACCGCGGATCCTCACACGACTCGTAGGCGCCGTAACCGTAGAGCAGCGCCGGAGCCGGGAACTGCAGTCCGGCCCGGTGGATGATCGAGATCGGAATCCGCGCCCCGTCGGAGGCGATCGCCCAATCGCGGCGCTCCACATAGTCTTCCGGCCGGTAGCCGCCCAGCACCGGTTGCTCGCGCAGCAGCGTGCGTTCCCCGGTGGCCAGGTCCAGGTCGTAGATGCGGGCCGGGGTGATGAACGACGTGGCACCGATCCGCAGCTTCGGCGCCGACCAGTTCGGATTGCCGCCCATGCCCGCGGCGGTCAGCTCGGAGTCGAAGGTCAGTTCCTCGCGCGTTCCGTAGCCGTCATCGGTGAGCCGCCACAGCGCCATCTTCGGCAGCGCCTCACTGCGGTAGCTGATCACCAGGAAGCCGTTGAAGGCATCCACGCCGTCCAGCCGCACATCCGCCCGGTGCTCGATCAGCGTCCGGAAGTCACTCGGGTCGCTGACCGGGGCATCCACCAGCATGAAGTTCTCGGCGCCGTCGTTGTGCAGGATCAGGAACCGGTCCTCACCCCCGACCACGGCATGCTCGACGGAGTACTCCACCAGGTCGCGGCGCCCCCACACCGTGGTGAGCTCGGCGGTCGGATCGTTCGCGTCGACATAGTGGACCTCGGCGGTGACCGCGCTGCCCGATGCGATGAACAGGTATTTGTCACTGCGGCTGCGGCCGATCGCGACCCAGAACCGTTCGTCGGGCTCGTGATACACCTTTTCGGCGGGCAGGCCCGCGGCCAGCCGATGCCGCCACACCGTGTCGGGCCGCCACGCCGCGTCCACCGTCGTGTAGTACAGCGTGCGACTGTCGGCCGCCCAGGTGCCGCCGGCGCCGATCCCCGTGATGGTGTCGTCGTAGAGCTCGCCGGTACGTAAGTCCTTGAACTTCAAGGTGTACCGCTCGTCGCCCAGGACATCGACCGAGTAGGCCAGGACATTGCCGTCCAGGCTCACCGTGGCCGCACCGAGCGCGAAGTAGTCGTGCCCGTCGGCCTCGACGTTCTCGTCGAGCAATACCTGCTCGCCAGGGATCTCGGTGTTCTCGTCGAGCGCGGGCGGTGTCCAGTCGTCGGGATCGCTGATCGGACAACGGCAGTGGACCGCATACTGCTTGCCCTCGAAGCTGCGCGCGTAGTACCACCAGCCGGCCCGTCGCATCGGCACCGACAGGTCGGTTTCCTTGGTGCGGGCCTTGATCTCGTCGAAGATCTTCTGCCGCAACGGCTCCAGATGGGCGGTGGCGTTCTCGGTGTAGGCGTTCTCGGCCTCGAGGTGCGCGATCACCTCGGGGTTTTCCTTGTCACGCATCCATTCGTAGGGGTCGATGAACACGTCACCGTGATGTTCACGGCGATGGTTGCCGCGCTTGGCGACGGGCGGCTTCACGTCGCTCATGCACCGATCCAATCGTCGAATCGCAGACCCGAGATCCGCTCGTACGCCTCGATATAACGGTCCCGCGTGGCCGCCACGATCTCGTCGGGCAGCCGGGGAGGCGGGGCGTCGCCGTGGCGGTCCCAACCGGAATCCGGCCCGGTCAGCCAGTTGCGGACGAACTGCTTGTCGAAGCTGTCCTGGACCACACCCTGCTGATACGACTCGGCGCGCCAGTACCGGGACGAGTCCGGCGTGAACACCTCATCGGCGAGCACCACGTTGCCGTCCACATCGACGCCGAACTCGAACTTGGTGTCGGCGATGATGATGCCCTTGGTCAACGCATGGTCGGCCCCCTGCAGATAGGTCTGCAGCGTGCGTTCCTTCAACTGGCCGGCCAGCTCCGGCCCGACCAGGTCGATCACCTGGGTGAACGAGATGTTCTCATCGTGGTCGCCGATCTCGGCCTTGGTGGCGGGGGTGAACAGCGGCTCGTCGAACCTGCTCGCCTCGCCCAGCCCGGCCGGCAGCGGGATCCCGCACACCGAACCGGACGCCTGGTAGTCGAGCAGTCCGGAACCGGTCAGGTAGCCG
The genomic region above belongs to Mycolicibacterium sp. HK-90 and contains:
- a CDS encoding DUF2334 domain-containing protein, translating into MTGQLIVSISQISDRTLGDVASFCAELDARGVPASLMVAPRLKGGYRLDRDAATVEWVAQRRSGGDAVVLHGYDEAATKKRRGEFASLPAHEANLRLMGADRVLEHLGLRTRLFAAPGWTVSQGTVTALPRNGFRLLAELNGITDLVRQTTTRARVVGIGEGFLTEPWWCRTVVLSAERTARREGLVRVAVAARHLRRPGPRQAMLDAIDLALLHRCVPTVYQWRGFSVLTEAA
- a CDS encoding glutathione peroxidase; translated protein: MSLNEIPLTTLDGKQTTLAELATGAALVVNVASKCGLTPQYSALEKLAQSYGARGLTVVGVPCNQFMGQEPGSAEEIQTFCSTTYGVTFPLLSKTDVNGADRHPLYAELTQVADADGEAGDIQWNFEKFLLAPGGTVVNRFRPRTEPDAPEVVAAIEAVLPG
- a CDS encoding TetR/AcrR family transcriptional regulator codes for the protein MGYHHGDLKAVILAEAATLVAERGADGISLRELARAAGVSHAAPAHHFTDRRGLFTALATEGFQLLTAALAEARPQFLDAAKAYVRFALDHPGHYEVMFDKSLYDDTDPDLTAAASAAGTELNSGVGTLSDPKAAADPAAAALAAWSLVHGFSMLWLNDAIDTAGDPVAQVERLAAILFDG
- a CDS encoding S9 family peptidase, whose protein sequence is MSDVKPPVAKRGNHRREHHGDVFIDPYEWMRDKENPEVIAHLEAENAYTENATAHLEPLRQKIFDEIKARTKETDLSVPMRRAGWWYYARSFEGKQYAVHCRCPISDPDDWTPPALDENTEIPGEQVLLDENVEADGHDYFALGAATVSLDGNVLAYSVDVLGDERYTLKFKDLRTGELYDDTITGIGAGGTWAADSRTLYYTTVDAAWRPDTVWRHRLAAGLPAEKVYHEPDERFWVAIGRSRSDKYLFIASGSAVTAEVHYVDANDPTAELTTVWGRRDLVEYSVEHAVVGGEDRFLILHNDGAENFMLVDAPVSDPSDFRTLIEHRADVRLDGVDAFNGFLVISYRSEALPKMALWRLTDDGYGTREELTFDSELTAAGMGGNPNWSAPKLRIGATSFITPARIYDLDLATGERTLLREQPVLGGYRPEDYVERRDWAIASDGARIPISIIHRAGLQFPAPALLYGYGAYESCEDPRFSIARLSLLDRGMVFVIAHVRGGGELGRPWYEHGKLLEKTNTFTDFIAAARHLVDTGVTRPQNLVALGGSAGGLLMGAVANMAPELFAGILAQVPFVDALTTILDPSLPLTVTEWDEWGNPLEDPEVYRYMKSYTPYENVAAQDYPAILAMTSLNDTRVYYVEPAKWVAALRHTKTDGHPVLLKTEMVAGHGGLSGRYERWKEAAFQYAWLLAAADPDNFGSGQVGSLFGGPGSSSI
- a CDS encoding phosphoribosylaminoimidazolesuccinocarboxamide synthase, producing the protein MRPALSDYQHLASGKVRELYRIDDDHLLFVATDRISAYDYVLDSEIPDKGRILTAMSVFFFDLISAPNHVAGPPDDERIPEEVLGRALVVRRLKMLPVECVARGYLTGSGLLDYQASGSVCGIPLPAGLGEASRFDEPLFTPATKAEIGDHDENISFTQVIDLVGPELAGQLKERTLQTYLQGADHALTKGIIIADTKFEFGVDVDGNVVLADEVFTPDSSRYWRAESYQQGVVQDSFDKQFVRNWLTGPDSGWDRHGDAPPPRLPDEIVAATRDRYIEAYERISGLRFDDWIGA